The sequence TAGTCTTCTTCTGAACCTCTGTTTCAAGACAAAAGCTATGTTTAGGAACGTCCAAAGGTCTTGTCTGATCAATCTTCCTGTTTGGTTTAAACTTATGCATAACCTCAGAATCTGTTCATGCGAACTAATACCTCAGCTACTTAATGAGAAACAGTTTTGTAGAAACCTTATCTGTAATAAGTCTTGAAATAGGCATCCTTATATAACTGCCACCTCTAATGACTGATGAAATTGAAGCTTCTCCTGCATGCTGTTATTTGCACTCTCCATTGTATACTATTTCTTAGAATAACAGATTACTAATCGTTGACCACTTATGTACAATTGGTTTTACCTTTATGCAGCATGAGGGTGTGCCAAGGCCATTATGATGCATCCCTATTAAAAGCATGGGAAGACTGGGACGGGAAGCATGGTTCAGAAAATGACCATCCTAAGGAATTTCCAGAAAAGCAGGTTCCTAGCAAagcaaattttttcttttctcctaaTTGCCAATAGTTGCCTCCCATTGTCATCTGTTGTTTGAGTGGATCTTGTGTCTAGATAGACCGGTACTTTTGTTGCAGCTAGAGGAAATTACTTAGAGAACTTTTAAGTGTCACTGACTAAACCATTACATACCTTCTAGTGCTATGTTGTGTTCGTTCAAGAACATGGAGGAAAAGATCTTGAAAGTTTTGTGCTGTTAAACTTTGACGAAGCCAGGAGTTTATTGTCCCAGGCAAgtgatttcatatttttcttttggcaTTGTCAGCCTAATATCTCATTCATTATCTTGACTGCAAAATCTGAATTCCAGGTAACTCTTGCTTTGGCTGTATCTGAGGCTGCATACGAATTTGAGCATCGTGATTTGCACTGGTTTGTTTTTCCATGCAATGATTTGTTTCAACATGTTTTACAATCTAGAATGGGACAATGCTTTTCTGTGCGTAACAATTTTCCTATCACAGGGGAAATATTCTACTAAGTCGGAAAGGGTTAGATACAGTGAAATTTACTCTTGAGGGAAATGAAATACATGTCAGAACATATGGATTATTGGTTTCAATAATTGACTTCACTCTTTCAAGGATAAATACAGGTGTTCACTCTTTCTGTTTCTCCCTTCACAATCATGTACTTGAATTGATTAGAGATTCTTATCTCTATAAATACATACTGATCACAGGTGAAGACATACTTTTTCTGGACCTGTCATCAGACCCCGAACTCTTTGAAGGTCCAAAAGGAGATAAACAGGTATGAAGCCAAAGAAGTCCCATGTATCTTAGGTGTTTTGATACATAtttgtatttcatagttttttgGCATGTTTGCAGTCTGATACATACAGGAAAATGAGAGATGTCACAGGCGAATTTTGGGAAGGAAGGTATAAATACTAGCCCCTTCACTTGCAAGTAACAAATTGTTTTCAGAGGTAGCAAATTGCCTTTGGTTTATCACAATAGTgtattttcttccattttaaAGTTTATGATCAGTCCAAAAATATGTTTGGACGTTGGATGTTTGGAATTCACCACTAAAATAACAACCTATTTTGTGAAACCTGCTGTCAGAGAATTTGAATTGAATCAAAATTACAACTGTGTAAATTTTTTGTATGTAATCAGCTAGCTTTTTCTATGACCACTGGCACACAGtaaattttgtcaattttctaAATAACGGAAAGTCGGAAACCATCACCAGGAAAGGGTTTCCTGTTTAATGGTGTTTCATGTCTTACTATCCGTGGAATTTTTGGTCGAGATTCAGAAGCACAAACCCATAAAAAGATCTAGTGCTATAGCATTTATATGCTTTAGAGTTTAGACTGCCTAAGAAGGATCATGCTTGTTTTTTGTCATAACACTGGTCTGTTTGGTTATAACACTTGATAAGTGTAGTAGCTTTTATTATGGTGTGGCTGAATTTGAGACCTAAGCTCTCTAGCAGCTAAGAAGTATCTTTGTCATGCAAAATCACGAATTCTTTAGCGACTGGATTAGTTGTCTACGGATATTGACCTTTTTgccttaaatttatttatttatttgtgtcgACAGTTTCCCCAAGACAAATGTGCTATGGCTACAATACTTGGTTGACATACTGCTGCTAAAGAAATCATACGTGAGTATTAACAATGTTGATTCCATATTATTCGTTTATACCACCTCATTGAAACTGTATAGTATTATGGATGGGGTATGTCCTCATTTTATCCAATTGGCTTTCTGTTCCTAATATATGCTGCAATATGTCCGTGTAATTGCTGCAATTTCAGCTGCATGCAGTTTGCCATTCTATTAGTTGATTTTGACCATGTAGTTCTATCCTCTTCAAAacagaaaaatgaaaaacaaaatcaaacaaattggTCAATCTCCTTCTATTACTATCATTTGTCTGATAGTCTGATACTTGATAATTGGGGATTCAAATCAAGCtcataaaatattctttttgattCAAATTTAAATGGTCTAAATCTTTTAAACTGTTGCAGGAAAGGAGCTCCAAAGATGAGAGGGAGCTACGTTCTCTGAAGAAGCGTCTAAATAGCTATGGTTCTGCAAGAGAAGCAACATCGGATGTTTTCTTTTCTGACTTAATCATTAACCTCTAGCATTGATTGGCAAGAATCCCTCAAGAAACAAAGGTATTTGCTTTGCGACTATGCTATTCTTCTAGGAATCTGAAAGTGTACTTTACTATAGGATGTTTTTGTATCAAGAAACCAACTTGGTTTCCCATGACAAGCACTAGAAACAGGAATATCTTTCCTTTCCTTTACTTTCTtgtcttcattttatttaatttttcttctgtATTATATTTTGGATTATAAATGTAATGTTAAAACCCCTTAGTCCATCCCTATTAGTTGGGATATGATAAGCATCCCCGTGTGCTAGCCAAATTTGGAAAACGATTTTTCCCATCTGTCTAAGCCTTGATGGTATAGTTATTTGTCAGTAAGAGCAAGTTTGTCCGGACACTATTGttatcaaaagaagaaaaaccaTTGCCCTTTAGCATCTGTAGTGACCAGCCAAACATCAACTGTACCAAAGGATCAACTTAGTAACGTTTTTATCCTTTAAACCATAAACTCCTCATGCTGTGTCCCAGAAGAAGTGGACATACAGCTCATGCAGACAGTGCCTATCATCTTTATCTCCAAAACTTTTGGTTTTCTtacatatattttgttaatgCCTGTATGCTTGATGCTACAACTTGACAAGAAATCTATTGTAATTCTTCTCTTTATGGCAAATTGTATCAGCAGTCACAAAGTTCAAACTTGAACTTTATTTATCACTAACAATTTTATAACTGCAGGATTAGTGGGACACTTATCTTGACTTTTAACCCTTATCTATAACATACACACTTATCCcgaaattttatttaattgactAAACATACTTATGTAGGATGACTATAACACTTGTGCCGATATATCAAATTGGAaagcaaaataaagaaaaagcaAGTAGAATGTTGTATTGGTTGTTGCTTTATATCTTtcctttttgtaaaaaaagaGTGAATAGACAAATTtgtttattgaatttaaatggGCTGATCAAATCTTTTCAGCTGTGGGATGACTCAGATTTAATGGATTACAAATTAGCTCACATGGGAATGGATCCCTTTGATTTGACATGATAAATTTCAAagcaaaattcatattttaatatccAAACAACTAGAGCAAAAAGAGTAGCCGAACCTTTGTTGATGATGGTTGCATGATCATaaagtttatctttttttttttttggttaaaggAGACCCAACCCAGCACATGTATTTCTGGACTATAAATTATAGTCCTAAAGCAAATGCACTAATTCttgattatcatattttattttgatcgtctttctttatttctttctataAACATTTCACTTTTTTCAGGATTAAATGTAAATGGTTGGTTTCAATAAATCAATAACATTTAAAGAAAACGCTCGatcattttacatattttttaaaaatattatacatacacataaaaataaaaataaaaattgatagaTAGAGGAGAGAATGAGCTTGTGACCTTCTAATTTGTTTGATGCTCTTAAGCCTGCCTCATGCTATATCTAATTTTGAACTTCCCTATAGAAATAGTAGGATAAAAGACGATATCCAAGTGGTCCAAAATTGACTTTGGGTTTGGCAAAAGGCCTCATTTCGCGCACTAAAGGTTTCAATCTTCGCCTTTGTTAGTAATGGAAACTTAGTTATCTTTTGATCAGATTTTTTGAGGTTGGTACTTTCTATTGAAGTAGGTCCCAAATGCCTAACTTcacatttcttcatttttgattaaaaatttcagtttcaaacttgaaaaatatgcataaaatttCTTGGTGATGACTGATGAGTGTTTTATCCCTTTAGTGGTAATGTCCCACACGAATCTAAATTAATTGAGTCGATAGGCTTCGAATATAAGGTCCCcatatatatggaaaaaaaaaacatatatatatataagatgatGCTGCTATTAATGTTTGATGCAGTTTTATGTgtataaatgttgaagaaagTATGCATGTTTAGTAAGTTTATATGAGgggaaattgaatttgaaaaacATAGTCGTTTGCTTTGCCAAGAAAAGGAGTAACAGATAAAAAGGCAAACAGAAAGTGTCAGCAGATCCACTTCCTCCAAAACATAAATCTCATATTATCTTTgaccattttaaaataaaaataaaattgacattTCATAGCcacctctttcttttttatttgcatgtaatttaacttttcCTTTTGCAAAGCAGAATGTGGATTTTGAGGTGATTAAATTGAATCTGGACAGGGGCATCCCACGATACTATCGTACATAGCCTCCTTTATGTAGACTTGGACTACTACAGCTTATCCTAACTTGCTTCTTGTTTTTGTTCACCACCAACATAACttcaatacattttaaaatataatatgctAATATCGCATTTGAAAAATGAtgtaaaataaacattaatCCGACACTAGAATTTAAGGATATGGCCTAGTGATCAATGAAATAGTTACGAATCAAGAAGCCTCATTTTTAACCGTGTAGATGAAATTAGTTGACATGTGTACAACTATTACAACTTCcgtgtaaaagaaaaaaatatatcaacgATGCATCACTGCTCATTATTTTTGTCCTGAATTAAAATAACAGTTAAAATGAATCTATAAGAGTAAAACTGATTACACTCTACCCCTTGGTTCTTGATTTTATCACTCCCTCAATACAAAATGATTGTCCAAattaagttgttttttttttactttctaaaagaGAAACTTTAATTACCCAAAAAAGTATTTTCTCGTCCCccacttttattttaaattttaaacaatgtTAAAAATCTTCCTAGATTCAAATATATGTTCCCTTTCAACCTATTTTCAGTcccatttcctttttttttgtatctatatccTACCACTTTGTCACCTTTCCCAACAGTTACAGTAACATTCTAAAATTAGCAATAATTAACTTTCCtgtttttaaacttttatatataaattaagtaTATAATTTCAATCTTgtctatataaaattattatcatatgATCAAAATGTTATCGATTTGAGCTATAAAAACACATAGAACAGAACCTCGATAATAGtatacaaaataaatgatgCAGTGAATCTGGGGAGAAAGAGTATGAGTTACATCAAATAAGAATATTATGTATCTCCTGGTCTAACTCCCATCTTTTTCTGAACTCTCTAAAACATGGCTCCACCGACCACTGTTAAGGACCCTCTACCCCATCCCcctcctcttttttttctttttataatataatattttcatataataatattttatcagtTTATTCATATCTCGACTATTTTATCAGATATTtgttaaaaaacaaaatgagGCAGCATAATGATCCTTTGCTCCATTCAAAGATAAGGTTTCCACCCTTTGCTTTCAACATGCATGTAGCATTTGTCTGCAATTTGCCAAgtgtttaactttttttgttttagtatGAACTCAAACTTTCAGaaatttcaataataatttATGCTTTACCATAGTAGAgaagcaaaaaaataattttcaatattttcttcagCACAAAGTAATcacctttttttcttcttcttatgtTATTATGATATACACTAGAAAGTTAATATATATTCGtttcttttttaacttttatgtcCTACCCCACCATTGTTTATCTCCTACtcataccttttttttttcctgcCCCTTTCTCCCTTTTGCTATTTAAATGGTACAACTTTTTTCATTCTATGTTTAAAGAAGAACATTATATACTTAAATCCTATTATAGTTCCATTGAGGTCTCTTTCTCAAGTAACAACACATTGAAGAAAAATGCCCAACACTGTAATGACTAGAGGAGTTTCAAAATTcatcttcttattcttcttgttTATTCTTCTTGCCTGCATTTCTGGTAagtctactttttttttttttgagtatttctttattttacatGAATGGGGTTTCAGTGTTGGTTAAAAGCAAGATTCTTGTTTTTGCTGATCTTTTTATTATGTGTGACTACTGTGTTCTTTGTCCAGATTTAAGATTTGGAATTTGTAGTGTGTTTCTGTTTAGTGTTCCTATGTTTTACAAGAATGGGGTCTGAATGTTGGTTAAGCTCAAGGTTCTTGATTTTTGCTGATTCATTTGACTAGTGTTTTCTGTTTATGTTCAAGATTTTGAAATGCATTTTCCCCATTTTAGCTCTATCATTCTTAGACTAGATCTTTTCCCCCAGAAAAGCTTTTTTCCTGTTTTTCAATAGAATCGTTAAGCCCTAGGTTATAATATTTGTGTGGGAACGTGACCTGAGTGACTTTGATAAAATGGAGCAAATGGTTTATTTGagcttagtttacatcattcaCTAGGGTGGTAGAGCAAAGCTTATGCTAGAGATAAGACTGTCATCTTATTCTAGAAATGTTCAGcaaaaaagatgaagaactgGGATTTATCATCAGAAAAGACGTTTACGGTTAACTGAGCATGCTAGATTTTATCATGTTCACTTGAAAAAGGGGGCTGCATTGGTTGAGATTTGATGTTATAAGAGTTGAGAAACGTTCAAGTTAAAATATTGCAAAACAAGTTGCAGCAAGTTAAATATGTAATAATGTTCTTTGCAGGATTATCCCCAGCTAAAAGGACTGAGCACAGAGAGCTTGAAAGGCAAAAggaacaaaaaattcatattttcggGAAAGGACTGCTTGAATTGTTACCCATTAGAGCTCTTAATCATGATTTGATGGATCCACCAGCAACAACTGGATTTCCTACAACCCCTATAGTAAATCCTGTCACAACTCCATCTAATATGCCTCCTGATAACTCAGCTCCAACGGTTGTTACTGTCCCGTCCACAAATCCTAACCTTGGAATTCCAAATTTTGGGTCTATACCTCCAGCAGCTCCTTCTATGACCCCTGTGACTGACCCAAACCCCAATCCTCCGGTACCACTAACTAATCCAGTTACCACTCCCAGCACAAGTACACCCGTAAGTAATCCTGTAACAACTAACCCAAATCCTGTAGGGGGTGTTCCTGCCACCACCCCAGTAACGCCTCCTGCAACCACAAACGCTCCTGCTACTGGAGGGCAGAGCTGGTGTGTTGCAAAGAATGGAGCTGGAGACACTTCACTTCAGTCGGCGCTTGATTATGCTTGTGGGATGGGAGCAGATTGCTCAGCCATCCAGCAGGGTGGAAGTTGTTATAATCCCAATAGCCTGGAAGGTCATGCATCATATGCCTTCAATAGCTACTTTCAAAAGAATCCTGCGCAAACGAGCTGTGATTTTGGGGGTGCTGCCATGATAACCAACTCAAACCCAAGTAAGCAAAGAAGGACTCTTTATTTACCTACCTTACCGTTATAAACCAGCATCTTATTGTTTTCTGATCCTTTACATGCTGACATACAGGCACTGGTTCTTGTGTTTTCCCTGCATCGGGGTCTTCTTTGTCATCGCCTACAACAACTACCACGCCGATGTCTGGAACTCCAGCGCCAACAACATCCTCATCAACTGGTGCAGCAATACCAGGGTAAGGGGAATTTTCATTCGCTCCATCAATATAATATCCTCTTTGTTGCATTTCCTGCGGTTATGTTTTTCTAGGCAAGGAGtcaaagaaatgaaaaaatagcTGCACATAGAAACGTTTTCTTTCTGAATTGTCATATAAAATGGATGAAGTAATCGATATGCTTTTCACTAACTTTGTACACTGTAATTTTCGCAGCTTAGCACCTCCAACAGTGACAAATGGTAACGACTCAGGTTTTGGAATGATGCCCTCGGGCATAGGTGATAGTATTCCTCCAACTACTACTACTTCACTGTCCATGTCAAATGAATTGCAACCCCTAGTTGGCTGCATCGTTCTAGTCGCCTCCATCGCAACTAGTAAGCTGGTGTTGGAGTTTTGAGGAAAAGAGAAGCTCAATTGTCAAGTGAGAAAGTGGATTTTCGGTTTCAAAACAATGTACAGTTCTCGTGGAGGAAAAAATGGAAGCAGTTAGGAGTATTCTCAGAGGTTTAGACATTACACACCTATACACTGCTTTAGTATAGTTGATATATTCTGCATATCCACTACCTAGAtgtaaaattcatatattaattttagagGCCATTATCTATATTTATCACTTTGAAATAGTAATTCTTAATTATCCAGTATGTTCAATAGGCCTGATGTTACTCTGCTATATTACATATTTCCCTGCTTATGAAGGATGTATTAGATCTCATATCATCAGTTATAGCTGGTTATTACTTGCTATAAATAGACTTAGGTCTATGTTTCCAATTAAATTAAGGTTTGATATGTTGGATAAATATCCCTTGAGACAGATATTATTGTCTTATTCATTGTTTGTTTACTAATTTTGAGAAGTTCTATCAAGATTAGTAATTACTACGTGAAGAAACATTGAAAAATGACGAAACTACTACTGTTCAATCTATTTTTTTCTAGTGGATGTACTTTTGTAATCAAACAATTTCTTTTAAGAATAAGAAATAGTATATAATTAATCTGAGCAATACTTTTCTTAAATCAAACGACCCCTAAATGCATTAAATCATTTTGTTATAGGCATGCCTTTTGTTCCTTCATAGGAATTAAGTTGGGTACAGCCATGTAGAACAAAGTCAAAAGCATTTTACAGCCATCAACATCAAAAGAGAAGAACATGAAAGAGGCTAATGATGCcgtatttttatattattttttttcagtgTGGTGTATTGATGGTAACTTTAAGTTTGATTAATCAATGAGCGCCATGCACTAGCGCAAATTACGTGTTTCTTCAACGCCCTACACGATTAATAAACAATTATTTAGATTTATAATTTATACTCCCTCTTCTcccatataaaataaattattggaTGGATCATAAcctgaagaaaaataaatttaaagacaATATAAAAGGCCATTTTATCAGTATTACCTTATCAATCCTAACGAGGTAACATACCTCAATTAACAATAAAGTAGTAATTAAAAGCTAGAAAAATTAAGAATCTTGTGATCACCACAAAATTCCAGCTATGATGATCTAGTTGGCTTAGATCAGCGGACAAAAAATTAAGCTAATAAATATATACGTGTTCAGTCTAGTAATTCTAGGTAGTAGAAAGCTATCTTAAAAAAACCTATGAAGATAGCGTTTCCCAAATCGTCAATACATTTATAACATTGGATGCTGATTTGAATTTTTGAGACTAATTCAATAATTAACATCAGAAAACTAGGCTTTCTCACTAAGAcaagaaaataatgcaactGGGCCCCCTTCAGATTGGAGTTTCAACGATACAttttaaaaacatgattatgTAACGTTATGATTACCgcatgtatatataatatctaATAATTGAACATCGAGATGATGGATTCAGTTGTGATGCCCTTAAGGTACAAAAAGATAGGGCCCCATATAGTATGATTAACATTCTAATATATTAAGCAGCAGCTCTACAGCTTCTATGTTGTTAGTAGCTACACTTCTCCTTTTTACATTGTCAACTAATACTAATTGTAACTATTACCGCTTTGAAAAGAGGACTAACATCAGCATTGACATTGAAACGACAACCTTGAATCCTGAGGTATCCCAGAAGTTCTGATTATTGTTGCTGGAAGTTCCAACTTGCTTAACTGATAATTGGTCTCTCAGTTCCTTAATAGCTTTGTCACGTCGTTCTCCCATCTGCAATTTATGTTTGCATGAATGGCATTAGGTTTACTGTATTAGCTATAATTTCATCAATGTAGTAGTAAAGAGTAGAATTACCCTTTGGAGCTTGCGAGTTTGACTTCGAGTCTCTTGTAGACAGAATTCCAACTTCATAATcctctttttcaactcttgaTCAGCCCTACGATGCTTTTCTAACTGTCCAGAAAAGAGGTTCATAATCGTGAGGAAAAATCACTCATTAAGTATCATGGGGTTTAGAGAGCGATGGGAAAGTACGTTACCAAACCTGAGATTCCAACTCCTTGGTTTTTAGCTTCCAGTGGGCAGACATGATCCTGATTTCGTACCGGAGTTTGGCAAGTTCTTCATCTTTGTCAGTCAACAGCTTGTTCATCTTCTCAATGTTCTTTGGCGAGACCTCATCTAAGACCTTCCTCAATTCACAATCTGTGTTTGCACCAGATTTTGCTAATGCTTGCATGATATCATGCTCAATTCTCACCACTTCATCTTTCAATTGCCTTTGGGATGATTCTCTTGCTTGAAGATCCTTCTGCAAAAGATCTAATTGCTCACCAAGTTTGTTTACACGAACTTCATGTTCCTTCAGTGAACTGTTTTTCTCATCCAACTCTTTCAAAAGCACCAAACACTGAAGCTGTGCCGATTCAGCTGATGCAGCACTTGCAT comes from Solanum pennellii chromosome 1, SPENNV200 and encodes:
- the LOC107029579 gene encoding glucan endo-1,3-beta-glucosidase 4 — translated: MPNTVMTRGVSKFIFLFFLFILLACISGLSPAKRTEHRELERQKEQKIHIFGKGLLELLPIRALNHDLMDPPATTGFPTTPIVNPVTTPSNMPPDNSAPTVVTVPSTNPNLGIPNFGSIPPAAPSMTPVTDPNPNPPVPLTNPVTTPSTSTPVSNPVTTNPNPVGGVPATTPVTPPATTNAPATGGQSWCVAKNGAGDTSLQSALDYACGMGADCSAIQQGGSCYNPNSLEGHASYAFNSYFQKNPAQTSCDFGGAAMITNSNPSTGSCVFPASGSSLSSPTTTTTPMSGTPAPTTSSSTGAAIPGLAPPTVTNGNDSGFGMMPSGIGDSIPPTTTTSLSMSNELQPLVGCIVLVASIATSKLVLEF